In Acidobacteriota bacterium, a genomic segment contains:
- a CDS encoding response regulator, translating to MNTGRILVVDDSDSIRNVLQMNFEWLGYEVICATDGEEALRMVAKDPPDLIILDVMMPRFNGYQVCRTLKSDPGVSDIPVIFLTAKDQKEDRFWGKDCGADEYLTKPFSAAKLERVIERLLEDRERRATMGDITSRAHAMKSRGENCSIVTFSMERKAMAVFRQKYGEIKFREALDAVRRTIEAILAAEAPDFMMEVRGDGILRAVLPCDAVRGDAVTARIRTQGNLLLRGFYAREDAERGYVVTRANASGVEMHVPLLALDASGEAEPAHA from the coding sequence ATGAACACCGGTCGAATCCTGGTCGTCGACGACAGCGACAGCATCCGAAACGTGCTCCAGATGAACTTCGAGTGGCTCGGCTACGAGGTCATCTGCGCGACGGACGGCGAGGAGGCGCTGCGCATGGTCGCCAAGGATCCGCCGGATCTGATCATCCTCGACGTCATGATGCCGCGGTTCAATGGATACCAGGTGTGCCGCACGCTGAAGTCGGACCCCGGCGTGAGTGACATCCCCGTCATCTTCCTGACGGCGAAGGATCAGAAGGAGGATCGATTCTGGGGCAAGGACTGCGGCGCCGATGAGTACCTGACCAAGCCATTCTCCGCGGCGAAGCTCGAGCGCGTCATCGAGCGGCTCCTCGAGGATCGCGAGCGCCGCGCCACGATGGGCGACATCACCTCGCGCGCCCACGCGATGAAGTCCCGCGGGGAGAACTGCTCGATCGTGACCTTCTCGATGGAGCGCAAGGCGATGGCCGTGTTCCGTCAGAAGTACGGCGAGATCAAGTTCCGCGAGGCTCTCGATGCCGTGCGGAGGACCATCGAGGCGATCCTCGCGGCGGAGGCTCCCGATTTCATGATGGAGGTCCGGGGCGACGGAATCCTCCGCGCCGTCCTTCCGTGCGACGCCGTCCGCGGCGATGCCGTCACCGCGCGGATCAGGACGCAGGGGAATCTCCTGCTGCGAGGCTTCTACGCGCGGGAGGACGCCGAGCGCGGCTACGTCGTCACGCGCGCCAACGCCTCGGGTGTCGAGATGCACGTGCCCCTCCTCGCGCTGGACGCGTCCGGCGAGGCGGAGCCGGCGCACGCGTGA